In Rhodococcus antarcticus, one DNA window encodes the following:
- a CDS encoding DUF302 domain-containing protein produces MSVALPYAEALAATRAALTDQGFGVLTEIDVQATMKSKRDRDMEPYIILGACNPVLAEQAIDADRATGVLLPCNVVVRGDGAGSTVQILDPQLMAAVTALPAMATLADEASTRLNAVLAAVSG; encoded by the coding sequence GTGTCCGTTGCCCTGCCCTACGCCGAGGCTCTCGCCGCGACCCGCGCCGCCCTGACCGACCAGGGCTTCGGGGTGCTCACCGAGATCGACGTGCAGGCCACCATGAAGTCCAAGCGGGACAGGGACATGGAGCCCTACATCATCCTGGGTGCCTGCAACCCGGTGCTGGCCGAGCAGGCGATCGACGCCGACCGCGCCACCGGGGTGCTGCTGCCCTGCAACGTCGTGGTCCGTGGCGACGGGGCCGGCTCCACCGTGCAGATCCTCGACCCCCAGCTGATGGCCGCGGTGACCGCCCTGCCCGCCATGGCGACCCTCGCTGATGAGGCCTCGACCCGCCTGAACGCCGTGCTCGCGGCTGTGTCGGGCTGA
- a CDS encoding multicopper oxidase family protein: MSSPPTPSPRLTRRRVLQLGAAGAVVVGGSYAGVRVFEPTAPTLVGLGAPVGPSSAVVAATEAARHFTGTTVTRRLTAAPVTVDLGGRTVSTWAYDGTVPGPEIRVNAGDRLAVTLVNGLPDPTTVHWHGVALRNDMDGVPGLTMDPVAPGGRVDYAFTVPDPGTYWFHPHVGIQLDMGMQAALIVADPHEPGGYDEEVVMVLDDWTDGWGDSPQVNLDRMRRDGMRGGGMNGMSSGSGMGGSGMGGVSASQPLGADTGDVVYPAHLINGRVPRDPVTVTSVPGHRIRFRLINAGGDTAYRFAVGGHRLTVTHADGFPVVPVEVDTLLLGMGERYDVVVTVADGAFPIVAVPEGKGDPAALAVLRSASGPAPVVGARPVELGGRMLSYADLAPTVSAVLPAHAPDREHDVVLGMADGGRRWLINGATFADHQPLLVAAGERVALTLRNQTMMFHPMHLHGHTFAAATSSGPGVRKDTIIVAPMQTMAIQVQADNPGQWMVHCHNAYHAELGMMDVLSYQG, from the coding sequence ATGTCCTCGCCGCCGACCCCCAGTCCGCGGCTCACCCGACGCAGGGTCCTGCAGCTGGGCGCGGCGGGGGCTGTGGTGGTCGGTGGTAGCTATGCCGGGGTCCGGGTGTTCGAGCCCACCGCACCCACGTTGGTGGGGCTGGGTGCACCGGTGGGGCCTAGTTCAGCGGTGGTGGCGGCCACCGAAGCCGCCCGCCACTTCACGGGCACCACGGTGACCCGGCGGCTGACCGCGGCCCCGGTGACGGTGGACCTCGGGGGGCGCACCGTGTCCACCTGGGCCTACGACGGCACGGTCCCCGGACCGGAGATCCGGGTGAACGCTGGCGACCGGTTGGCGGTGACCCTGGTCAACGGGTTGCCCGACCCGACCACGGTGCACTGGCACGGGGTGGCCCTGCGCAACGACATGGACGGGGTGCCCGGGCTGACCATGGACCCTGTTGCCCCCGGGGGCAGGGTCGACTACGCGTTCACCGTCCCAGACCCGGGCACGTACTGGTTCCACCCGCACGTCGGGATCCAGCTGGACATGGGGATGCAGGCGGCGCTGATCGTGGCCGACCCCCACGAGCCCGGCGGGTATGACGAGGAGGTCGTGATGGTGCTGGATGACTGGACCGACGGCTGGGGTGACTCCCCGCAGGTCAACCTCGACCGGATGCGCCGCGACGGCATGCGCGGCGGCGGCATGAACGGCATGAGCAGCGGCAGCGGCATGGGTGGCAGCGGGATGGGTGGTGTGTCTGCGTCCCAGCCGTTGGGTGCTGACACCGGGGACGTCGTGTACCCGGCGCACCTGATCAACGGTCGCGTGCCCCGGGACCCGGTGACGGTGACGTCGGTGCCCGGGCACCGGATCCGGTTCCGGTTGATCAACGCCGGTGGTGACACCGCCTACCGGTTCGCCGTGGGTGGGCACCGTCTGACCGTCACCCACGCCGACGGGTTCCCGGTGGTGCCCGTCGAGGTCGACACCCTGCTGCTGGGGATGGGGGAGCGTTACGACGTGGTGGTTACCGTCGCGGACGGTGCGTTCCCCATCGTCGCCGTGCCCGAGGGCAAGGGTGACCCGGCCGCCCTGGCGGTGCTGCGCAGCGCCAGCGGCCCGGCACCGGTGGTCGGGGCTCGTCCGGTCGAGCTCGGTGGGCGCATGCTCAGCTACGCCGATCTTGCCCCGACCGTCTCAGCCGTACTGCCGGCTCACGCCCCTGACCGTGAGCACGACGTGGTGCTGGGGATGGCCGACGGCGGGCGGCGGTGGCTCATCAACGGCGCCACCTTCGCCGACCACCAGCCGCTCCTGGTCGCCGCGGGGGAGCGGGTCGCGTTGACGCTGCGCAACCAGACGATGATGTTCCACCCGATGCACCTGCACGGACACACGTTCGCGGCCGCGACGTCCTCGGGGCCCGGGGTGCGCAAGGACACGATCATCGTGGCGCCCATGCAGACCATGGCGATACAGGTCCAGGCCGACAACCCTGGCCAGTGGATGGTGCACTGCCACAACGCCTACCACGCCGAGCTCGGGATGATGGATGTTCTGTCCTACCAGGGGTGA
- a CDS encoding SHOCT domain-containing protein, whose translation MMFWYGNDGGVGNGWGYLLMGVGMLVFWGLVIAGLVVVFRQPERRDRVAGGMVPAHRTAQQLLAERFARGDIDETEFTGRLAALHGQKQL comes from the coding sequence ATGATGTTCTGGTACGGCAATGATGGTGGCGTCGGCAACGGGTGGGGCTACCTGCTGATGGGTGTTGGCATGCTGGTGTTCTGGGGGCTGGTCATCGCGGGTCTCGTCGTGGTGTTCCGCCAGCCCGAACGCCGTGACCGGGTCGCGGGGGGCATGGTTCCCGCGCATCGCACCGCCCAGCAGCTGCTCGCTGAGCGATTCGCCCGCGGGGACATCGACGAGACCGAGTTCACCGGTCGCCTCGCCGCCCTGCACGGTCAGAAACAGCTCTAG